One window of Cohnella hashimotonis genomic DNA carries:
- a CDS encoding ABC transporter permease: MTTLWRKALFLLLLLIIWETAYRTMHWGWRFPSALQTMRTFYDGMADGQLLTATLGSLRRILVAFALSCVIGMTLGVLFARSRLLDETFGFVVVALQTVPSIAWLPFAIIWFGLSDFAVVFITTIGATWTMTIASRSGIKNIPPIYLKSAQMFGTGRGFRLFYQVMVPAAIPQLITGMRMAWAFAWRALVSGELIARGIGLGQLLEEGRSLGDTSLMLCIVLVIAILGTISDHLVFKRIEDRILLQYGLNTAKT; the protein is encoded by the coding sequence ATGACTACACTTTGGAGAAAAGCCCTCTTTCTCCTTCTGCTGCTCATAATCTGGGAGACGGCATATAGAACGATGCACTGGGGCTGGCGCTTCCCGTCGGCGCTGCAGACGATGCGGACGTTCTACGACGGGATGGCGGACGGTCAGCTGCTCACGGCGACGCTGGGCAGCTTGAGGCGCATCCTCGTCGCGTTCGCCCTGTCGTGCGTCATCGGCATGACGCTCGGCGTTCTGTTCGCCCGGAGCCGGCTGCTGGACGAGACTTTCGGCTTCGTCGTCGTGGCGCTGCAGACGGTGCCGAGCATCGCCTGGCTGCCTTTTGCGATCATCTGGTTCGGGCTGAGCGACTTCGCCGTCGTATTCATCACGACGATCGGGGCGACCTGGACGATGACGATCGCGAGCCGGAGCGGCATCAAGAACATTCCGCCGATCTATCTGAAGTCGGCGCAGATGTTCGGGACAGGCCGCGGGTTCCGGCTTTTCTACCAGGTGATGGTCCCCGCCGCGATTCCGCAGCTGATCACGGGCATGCGCATGGCCTGGGCGTTCGCCTGGCGGGCGCTCGTCTCCGGCGAGCTCATCGCGCGCGGCATCGGGCTCGGGCAGCTGCTGGAGGAAGGGCGCAGCCTCGGCGACACCTCCCTGATGCTCTGCATCGTGCTCGTGATCGCGATCCTCGGCACGATCTCCGACCACCTCGTCTTCAAGCGGATCGAGGACCGGATCTTGCTCCAATACGGCCTGAACACGGCTAAGACGTAA
- a CDS encoding ABC transporter ATP-binding protein: protein MIRLEGIGKTFTQRGGAGYTALDDISFEIGKGEFVSILGPSGCGKSTLLNLVAGLERADRGRVEANGRTVTAPGPDRIVVFQDHALYPWLTVLENVAFGLKQKGVNKKERRERAMEQIRTVHLGKFADRYPHELSGGMKQRVAIARALVMDPEILLMDEPFAALDEQTRLLLHKELEQIWLSTRKTILFITHNIREAVTLSERVLVMSTRPGRIKKEFRIQAARPREPGDSLLHRIESQIMDTLAAELEKVAKEEYGDDYTLEKSPLSPSAAHNLGDGI, encoded by the coding sequence ATGATTCGGCTAGAGGGAATCGGCAAGACGTTTACGCAGCGGGGCGGAGCCGGCTATACCGCCTTGGACGACATCTCCTTCGAGATCGGGAAGGGGGAGTTCGTCTCGATCCTCGGCCCATCGGGCTGCGGCAAGTCCACGCTGCTCAATCTGGTGGCGGGACTCGAGCGGGCCGATCGCGGCCGCGTCGAAGCGAACGGCAGGACTGTCACGGCCCCCGGGCCCGACCGGATCGTCGTATTCCAGGACCACGCGCTGTATCCGTGGCTCACAGTCCTGGAGAACGTCGCCTTCGGTCTCAAGCAGAAGGGGGTCAACAAAAAGGAGCGCCGCGAGCGCGCCATGGAGCAGATCCGGACCGTCCACCTGGGCAAGTTCGCGGACCGTTATCCGCATGAGTTGTCCGGCGGGATGAAGCAGCGGGTGGCGATCGCGCGGGCGCTCGTCATGGATCCGGAGATTCTGCTCATGGACGAGCCGTTCGCCGCGCTCGACGAGCAGACGAGGCTGCTGCTGCACAAGGAATTGGAGCAGATCTGGCTCAGCACGCGGAAGACGATCCTGTTCATCACGCACAACATTCGGGAGGCGGTCACGCTGTCGGAGCGGGTGCTCGTCATGTCCACGCGTCCGGGCCGGATTAAAAAGGAATTCCGCATACAGGCGGCGCGGCCGCGGGAGCCTGGCGACTCCTTGCTGCACCGCATCGAGAGTCAGATCATGGACACGTTGGCCGCCGAGTTGGAGAAGGTGGCGAAGGAGGAATACGGCGATGACTACACTTTGGAGAAAAGCCCTCTTTCTCCTTCTGCTGCTCATAATCTGGGAGACGGCATATAG
- a CDS encoding ABC transporter substrate-binding protein, with protein MFKKAAYSSFSIVLILMLTLLSGCGNSNSGSDDSAKPADPVTVKIGLLKNVTHAPAFVSIKKGYLQDRLGANVKIEVQGFNNGSDFSTAMATGEIDIGYVGPSPVINQYVRSKNIKILSGANNGGAVLVARKGAGVTGVKDLAGKLVAIPTKGSTNEISLRLLLQEQGLKVTADKSGVQIIAMAPADTLTAMKQGQVDAALVPEPWGTQIANEGIGEIAVDWDQIPPNKGNYPLTIIVASDGFLKAHRDLAKSVILANKDAIQFIQDNPDDTYALVSDELKELTGKGLDAELIKAALSHLSLTANIDRDALQAMAQVAVDAGYIKDVGADGLDLAGLYDLSLLEETQEGK; from the coding sequence ATGTTCAAAAAAGCCGCTTATTCAAGTTTTTCGATCGTTCTGATCCTCATGCTGACGCTGTTGTCCGGCTGCGGCAACTCCAATTCGGGGAGCGACGACAGCGCCAAGCCGGCCGACCCGGTCACGGTGAAGATCGGATTGCTCAAAAACGTCACACATGCGCCGGCCTTCGTCTCGATCAAGAAGGGCTATCTGCAAGATCGTCTCGGCGCAAACGTGAAGATCGAAGTACAGGGCTTCAACAACGGCTCCGACTTCTCGACAGCGATGGCGACGGGCGAGATCGATATCGGTTATGTCGGTCCAAGCCCGGTCATCAATCAATATGTCAGAAGCAAGAACATCAAGATTCTGTCGGGCGCGAACAACGGCGGCGCGGTGCTCGTGGCGAGGAAGGGCGCCGGCGTGACGGGCGTCAAGGACCTGGCAGGCAAGCTGGTCGCCATTCCGACCAAGGGGAGCACGAACGAGATCTCGCTCCGCCTGCTGCTTCAGGAGCAAGGGCTCAAGGTGACGGCGGACAAGAGCGGCGTGCAGATTATCGCCATGGCGCCGGCCGATACGCTGACGGCTATGAAGCAAGGCCAGGTGGACGCGGCGCTCGTGCCCGAACCGTGGGGTACGCAGATCGCGAACGAAGGCATCGGCGAGATCGCCGTCGACTGGGATCAGATTCCGCCCAACAAGGGGAATTATCCGCTCACGATCATCGTCGCGAGCGACGGCTTCCTCAAGGCGCATCGCGACCTGGCCAAATCGGTTATTCTCGCCAACAAGGACGCTATCCAATTCATCCAGGACAACCCGGACGACACGTACGCGCTGGTCAGCGACGAGCTGAAGGAGCTGACAGGGAAGGGCCTGGACGCAGAACTGATCAAAGCCGCGCTATCGCACCTCAGCCTGACGGCGAACATCGACCGGGACGCCTTGCAGGCTATGGCGCAGGTCGCGGTCGATGCGGGCTACATCAAGGACGTGGGCGCGGACGGCCTGGATCTGGCAGGCCTGTACGATCTGTCGCTGCTGGAGGAGACGCAGGAAGGCAAATAG
- a CDS encoding copper amine oxidase N-terminal domain-containing protein, producing the protein MKKRIVSILAAAMLILPTFETFSYADSAPIQLDSGKLQNNRVLIPLRAVSENLGADVQWDQPSKQITITREGTTIVLTLDSPNVSVNQTLVTLDVPARLFYGGMTYVPLRFVSQTLGAEVGWDQQARQATITTGERQLVVSMDRNVEVPSSRRITDQRAQMLVDKLNEATDISAMKQIRTYFSPYFTDPFINTLVQSKGLENDFKFKTIYPSGVTYKDDRTATLVQSSGMNSNNETLYRYATLVYADKDKGWKVSSVSFKRVDEIVNP; encoded by the coding sequence TTGAAGAAAAGGATCGTATCTATACTGGCTGCGGCGATGCTGATTTTGCCGACATTTGAGACATTCAGCTATGCGGACAGCGCGCCTATTCAATTAGACAGCGGAAAGCTTCAAAACAATCGGGTGCTGATTCCTTTGCGGGCGGTATCGGAAAATTTGGGCGCGGACGTACAGTGGGATCAACCAAGCAAACAAATCACCATCACGCGGGAGGGCACAACGATCGTGCTCACGCTGGATTCTCCGAACGTATCGGTGAACCAAACCCTAGTGACGCTTGACGTTCCGGCGCGGTTATTTTATGGAGGCATGACGTACGTTCCGCTGCGCTTTGTAAGCCAAACGCTGGGGGCTGAGGTCGGCTGGGATCAGCAAGCCAGGCAAGCGACGATTACTACGGGAGAACGACAGCTTGTCGTCAGTATGGACCGGAACGTCGAAGTTCCGTCGTCCAGACGAATCACGGATCAGCGAGCCCAAATGTTGGTGGACAAATTAAATGAAGCGACCGACATTTCTGCGATGAAGCAAATCCGAACGTATTTCAGCCCTTATTTTACGGACCCATTTATTAACACTCTTGTTCAAAGCAAAGGACTCGAGAATGACTTTAAGTTTAAAACGATCTATCCATCCGGCGTTACCTATAAAGATGATCGTACGGCGACCCTGGTTCAGTCTTCTGGAATGAATTCGAACAACGAGACGCTTTATCGGTATGCTACGCTGGTTTACGCGGATAAGGATAAGGGCTGGAAGGTCAGTTCCGTTTCTTTCAAGCGGGTAGACGAAATCGTAAATCCTTAA
- a CDS encoding Crp/Fnr family transcriptional regulator: protein MNQGGISSYSDGSATDNGEAEQLALAKLFEEFGASRDVKKNAFIFRSEEDSQEIYFVRDGLVKISQFAQEGQSITLFLRHRGEVFGAAEVLTGQKRQRYARCITDSRILSIPASSFTDLLKQHPDALFALTVANARRLLQTQRYVETLISRPVAWRLAQLLLQLGVRTGKETVVTLPLSHEEISYVIGCSRQTVTETLGRWRDEGIVRYEKKQVVIFDTDAFEQRL, encoded by the coding sequence ATGAACCAAGGGGGTATTTCCTCCTATTCGGATGGGTCCGCAACGGATAACGGCGAAGCCGAGCAGCTGGCGTTAGCGAAGCTCTTCGAGGAATTCGGCGCTTCCCGCGACGTGAAGAAGAATGCCTTTATTTTCAGGAGCGAAGAGGACAGCCAGGAGATTTACTTCGTCCGGGACGGGCTGGTGAAAATCTCGCAGTTCGCGCAGGAGGGCCAGAGCATCACCCTGTTCCTGCGGCACAGGGGCGAGGTGTTCGGCGCGGCGGAGGTGCTGACGGGGCAAAAGAGGCAGCGTTACGCGCGATGCATAACGGACAGCCGCATTCTGTCGATCCCGGCATCCTCCTTCACGGATCTCCTCAAGCAGCATCCAGATGCCCTCTTCGCGCTCACGGTGGCCAACGCCCGCCGGCTGCTGCAGACGCAGCGCTACGTGGAGACGCTTATCTCGCGGCCGGTGGCCTGGCGGCTGGCGCAGCTATTGCTGCAGCTTGGCGTTCGCACGGGAAAGGAGACGGTCGTCACGCTTCCGCTGAGCCACGAGGAGATCTCCTATGTCATCGGGTGCAGCAGGCAGACGGTGACCGAGACGCTCGGCCGGTGGCGGGACGAAGGCATCGTTCGCTACGAGAAGAAGCAGGTCGTTATTTTCGATACGGATGCGTTTGAGCAGCGCTTGTAA
- a CDS encoding heavy metal translocating P-type ATPase, whose translation MTMELRVKGLSCPNCTQELEQEIKQLEHGQTAKLSYNSGKLTVDEKIDLDKVARILKSDGASLERRQHRAHDLGHGHGAHEGHAGQDHGYDHEQEQGNNHGPDHGHDHSHDHGHDQGHDHDHGHDHGHDHAHDHGAGGTKRIVWLLAISTLLYAGTMFAQDLLPQAVSISLYILASLLSGYSTFWRGLKNLAKFKFNIDTLMTIALIGAAAIGDWKEATLVAILFGLNELLEGMGMEKARKSMETLLQVAPKEAVRLENGTETVVPIASLTVGDIVIVRPGEKIPSDGTVASGKSSVNEAAITGESLPVEKTSGQSVFGGSINNEGVLQVRIDKAYQDSSLARILHLVQEAQETKTPTELFINKFSRYYTPLIILVALLVLLVPPLLLGGDWQKWLYQGLAVLIVGCPCALILSSPIAIVSGITRNARNGILVKGGVFLEQLGKLDTLAFDKTGTLTKGEPHVEKTDVYDEARFFPVAGAIEKVSIHPLAKAVMKEIDRLGTAVGEADDIQTVSGQGITAVYEGRKYWLGNEKNMSHITFTEEVRAAVQRLKDDGLTLVLLADERDVLGMFGIADEIREESADVIGELHRSGIRRTVMLTGDHRKTAEKVARAVGVSEYHGGLLPEDKVTKVKELAATGTVGMIGDGINDAPALASAQLGIAMGKGTDSAIETADIVLMQDHLGKLPSAIRIARRVNRIIRFNISVALGLKLIALLLTIPGWLTLWIAILSDMGATIFVTLVSLTVLIQRRS comes from the coding sequence ATGACGATGGAACTTCGAGTGAAGGGACTGTCCTGTCCGAATTGTACCCAGGAGCTCGAGCAAGAAATCAAACAGCTCGAGCACGGGCAGACCGCAAAGTTAAGCTATAATTCCGGGAAGCTAACCGTCGATGAGAAGATCGATCTGGACAAGGTCGCACGAATCCTCAAATCGGACGGCGCTTCGTTGGAGCGCCGCCAGCATCGCGCGCATGATCTTGGACATGGACATGGGGCTCATGAAGGGCATGCTGGCCAGGACCATGGGTATGATCACGAACAGGAGCAAGGGAACAATCACGGTCCCGACCATGGACATGATCACAGCCACGACCATGGTCACGACCAGGGACACGATCATGATCACGGCCATGATCATGGACACGACCACGCGCATGACCATGGAGCCGGGGGCACCAAGCGCATCGTCTGGCTGTTGGCCATCTCCACTCTTTTGTACGCAGGCACGATGTTCGCGCAAGACTTGCTGCCGCAGGCCGTCTCCATCTCCCTTTATATTCTGGCTTCACTCCTTAGCGGGTATTCCACCTTCTGGCGCGGACTCAAGAACCTCGCGAAGTTCAAGTTCAACATCGACACCCTGATGACGATTGCCCTCATCGGCGCTGCCGCGATCGGGGATTGGAAAGAAGCGACGCTTGTCGCCATCTTGTTCGGCCTCAACGAGCTGCTCGAGGGGATGGGCATGGAAAAGGCGCGCAAGTCGATGGAGACGCTGCTGCAGGTCGCCCCCAAGGAAGCCGTGAGGCTGGAAAACGGCACCGAGACGGTCGTTCCCATCGCCAGCCTGACGGTCGGCGATATCGTCATCGTGAGGCCCGGCGAGAAGATCCCCTCCGACGGCACGGTCGCAAGCGGCAAAAGCTCGGTTAACGAAGCCGCAATAACAGGCGAGTCTCTTCCGGTGGAGAAGACGAGCGGACAATCCGTGTTCGGCGGCAGCATCAACAACGAAGGCGTGCTCCAGGTCCGCATCGACAAAGCGTACCAAGACTCCTCGCTGGCCAGGATTCTCCATCTGGTGCAGGAAGCCCAGGAGACCAAGACGCCTACGGAGTTGTTCATCAATAAGTTTTCGAGGTATTATACGCCGCTCATCATCCTTGTTGCGCTTCTGGTTCTCCTCGTCCCGCCCCTGCTTCTCGGAGGCGATTGGCAGAAGTGGCTCTACCAGGGCCTGGCGGTTCTGATCGTCGGCTGCCCGTGCGCGCTCATCCTGTCCTCTCCGATCGCGATCGTGTCCGGCATTACCCGCAATGCGCGCAACGGGATTCTGGTTAAAGGCGGGGTTTTCCTGGAACAGCTGGGCAAGCTGGACACGCTCGCCTTCGACAAGACCGGTACGCTGACCAAAGGCGAACCGCATGTGGAAAAGACCGACGTGTATGACGAAGCGAGGTTCTTCCCCGTGGCCGGTGCCATCGAGAAAGTCTCCATCCATCCGCTGGCCAAAGCGGTGATGAAGGAGATCGACCGGCTCGGTACCGCGGTCGGCGAAGCCGACGACATTCAGACGGTGTCCGGCCAAGGGATCACGGCAGTCTACGAGGGGCGCAAATACTGGCTGGGCAACGAGAAGAACATGTCCCACATCACCTTCACGGAAGAGGTCCGCGCTGCCGTGCAACGTCTTAAGGACGACGGCTTGACGCTCGTGCTGCTGGCCGACGAGCGCGACGTGCTGGGTATGTTCGGCATCGCCGACGAGATTCGCGAGGAGAGCGCGGACGTGATCGGGGAGCTGCACCGCAGCGGCATCCGCCGCACGGTTATGCTGACCGGCGATCACCGGAAGACGGCGGAAAAGGTCGCGAGAGCAGTCGGCGTCAGCGAATACCACGGCGGCCTGCTTCCGGAGGATAAAGTAACGAAGGTGAAGGAACTGGCCGCTACCGGAACCGTCGGCATGATCGGGGACGGCATCAATGACGCCCCGGCGCTCGCCTCCGCCCAGCTCGGCATCGCGATGGGCAAGGGAACGGACAGCGCCATCGAGACCGCGGATATCGTGCTGATGCAGGACCATCTCGGCAAGCTGCCGTCCGCGATTCGGATCGCGCGCAGGGTGAACCGGATTATCCGGTTCAACATTAGCGTAGCGCTGGGGCTTAAGCTCATCGCCCTGCTGCTCACGATCCCCGGCTGGCTGACGCTGTGGATCGCGATCCTCTCCGACATGGGCGCGACGATCTTCGTCACCCTGGTCAGCCTGACGGTCCTCATCCAGAGACGCTCCTAA
- a CDS encoding alpha/beta fold hydrolase, protein MYPYYPEIRRFPYLDHRHAQQRLTFVLVHGSWADARFWDDIAAVLRGNGHVVYTPEYAGHGGDPNKNVTHAMITKSVVDFITKLNLRDIVLVGHSFGGTVVQKAAEQVPERIKRLVFWDAFVLKDGESVVDEVPPQTRQGFEQLRASSRDDTIMLPFPLFRDLFVNTAALDVAKWIYASVAPEPAKPLFEKLNLKAFYALPTPKSYVYFYQDNVLPQGEGFGWNPHMSIRLGQFRLIVGDGDHMTDSRTRPAMVAQKLYEAGRD, encoded by the coding sequence ATGTATCCTTATTATCCGGAAATTCGCCGCTTCCCGTATCTAGACCATCGCCATGCGCAGCAGCGGCTTACGTTCGTGCTGGTGCATGGCTCCTGGGCGGACGCCCGCTTCTGGGACGATATAGCGGCGGTGCTGCGCGGGAACGGGCATGTCGTCTATACGCCGGAATATGCCGGGCACGGGGGAGACCCGAACAAGAACGTTACGCATGCGATGATCACGAAGTCTGTCGTCGACTTTATAACGAAGCTGAATTTGCGGGATATCGTTCTCGTGGGGCACAGCTTTGGCGGAACGGTCGTTCAGAAGGCGGCCGAGCAGGTGCCGGAGCGCATTAAGCGTCTCGTCTTCTGGGACGCCTTTGTATTGAAGGACGGCGAATCGGTTGTAGACGAGGTGCCGCCGCAGACGAGGCAAGGCTTCGAGCAGCTTCGAGCGAGCTCCAGGGACGATACGATTATGCTGCCGTTCCCGTTGTTCCGGGATCTGTTCGTGAATACGGCTGCCTTGGACGTGGCCAAATGGATCTACGCGAGCGTCGCGCCGGAGCCGGCCAAGCCGCTTTTCGAGAAGCTGAATCTCAAAGCCTTTTATGCGCTGCCTACGCCAAAAAGCTATGTGTATTTCTATCAGGACAATGTATTGCCGCAAGGAGAGGGCTTCGGCTGGAATCCGCATATGTCCATTCGGCTCGGTCAGTTCCGGCTGATCGTCGGCGACGGGGACCACATGACGGATTCGCGCACAAGGCCGGCTATGGTGGCGCAAAAGCTTTACGAAGCGGGACGGGACTGA
- a CDS encoding ArsR/SmtB family transcription factor, producing the protein MQQHITDECEVTCGGSEVDLVRVKSEMIEEPLIHDIAEWFKVLSDPTRVKIISALMRRELCVHDLSELLEMGQSAVSHQLRYLRNMRMVKRRKVGKTVYYSLDDSHIEEIVQVTLEHLRHK; encoded by the coding sequence ATGCAGCAGCATATAACGGACGAGTGCGAAGTTACATGCGGAGGTTCGGAGGTAGACCTGGTTCGAGTCAAATCGGAGATGATCGAAGAACCGCTCATCCATGATATCGCGGAGTGGTTCAAAGTGCTGAGCGATCCTACCCGCGTTAAAATTATAAGCGCGCTGATGCGGCGCGAATTATGCGTGCACGATTTGTCCGAGCTGCTTGAGATGGGACAATCCGCCGTATCGCATCAGCTCAGATATCTCAGGAACATGCGGATGGTCAAGCGGCGCAAGGTCGGCAAAACCGTCTACTACTCGCTGGACGACTCGCATATCGAGGAGATCGTACAGGTTACGCTGGAGCACCTGAGGCATAAATAG
- a CDS encoding arsenic resistance protein, with translation MMTRNKLEHNQVWLYVATLVLAAGLGLAAPDLMTGLDHHNLISTVIAVLMFGMFTQIPFTSIKESLGNRRFILAILTANYIAVPIVVWALTQFLPQQSPVLLGVYLVLLAPCIDYVIVFTQIGRGDEKAMLLSTPILFVTQMLLLPVYLWLFMGNKASEIVSPGPFVEAFLIIIVLPLLLAVGLQLFAKKARSGGGRLMDASAWIPVPLMALTLFIIVSSQIGKLSVYRDTIIQVIPIYIAFMCIMPIVTRFIVKGFRLDARSGRAVIFSAGTRNSLVVLPLALALPEEWSTLVAAIIVTQTIVELAGELVYVRIIPNAFLRDSH, from the coding sequence ATGATGACCCGCAATAAGCTTGAACATAACCAGGTTTGGCTGTATGTCGCGACATTAGTATTAGCGGCCGGTCTTGGCCTGGCGGCTCCTGATCTGATGACCGGCTTAGATCATCATAATCTCATTTCAACCGTCATCGCCGTTCTCATGTTCGGGATGTTTACGCAGATTCCGTTCACCTCCATCAAGGAGTCGCTTGGCAACCGGCGCTTCATCCTCGCCATCCTGACCGCCAATTATATCGCAGTACCGATTGTCGTATGGGCGCTAACGCAGTTTTTACCCCAACAATCTCCTGTATTGCTGGGCGTGTATCTGGTTCTGCTGGCGCCTTGCATCGATTACGTCATCGTGTTCACTCAAATCGGGCGCGGCGACGAAAAAGCGATGCTCTTGTCCACGCCTATCCTTTTTGTTACGCAAATGCTTCTGCTGCCCGTTTACCTGTGGCTGTTCATGGGCAATAAGGCGTCCGAGATTGTTAGTCCCGGACCTTTTGTGGAAGCTTTTCTGATCATCATCGTATTGCCGCTTCTGTTGGCTGTAGGACTGCAATTGTTTGCTAAGAAAGCCCGCAGTGGCGGTGGGCGACTGATGGATGCGTCTGCGTGGATTCCCGTTCCGCTGATGGCCTTAACGCTCTTTATTATCGTTTCGTCTCAGATCGGCAAGTTATCCGTCTACCGGGACACGATTATCCAAGTCATTCCTATCTACATCGCCTTCATGTGCATCATGCCGATCGTTACCCGGTTCATCGTAAAAGGGTTTCGGCTGGACGCGAGATCGGGGCGGGCCGTTATTTTCAGCGCGGGAACGCGCAACTCCCTGGTGGTTCTTCCCCTCGCGCTAGCGCTGCCTGAAGAATGGAGCACGCTTGTCGCTGCGATCATTGTAACGCAGACGATTGTCGAGCTCGCGGGCGAACTGGTTTATGTTCGCATCATTCCGAATGCGTTTCTGCGTGACTCACATTAG